Below is a window of Hyphomonas neptunium ATCC 15444 DNA.
CTGGCTCTCAAGGCTCGGCCCGTCAATGTCTGAATACGTCCATTCCAGTCCGGGCATCTCGCCGACAAGAAACGCGCCGTGCTCCCCCGTCCCGGAGGCAATTTCAAGCACGCGTGCGGGCACGCTCAGATGCGCCCGCAACACATCCCGTATAGCCTCCCGGTTACGCTCGGCCGAGGGTGAATAGCGCCGCCCGTCTCCGCCCTCCCCACGATCTTCCAGCGCAACTGGCGGCTTATCCGCCATGCTGGCGCTTCTCGAAGTCAAACATCTCCGTTGTTACACTCGCCTGCCCGGCCGGTGAGTATCGCGGGCCAACGGCACGCTCCGGTGAAAAAGCTGCATTCAGACGTGCGACTTGCTCCGCTGTCAGACGAACGCCTGCGGCCGCGTGGTTCTCTTCAAGATGCGCGATATTGCGCGTCCCCGGAATGGGCAAAACATGATCCCCCATCGCCATCGTCCAGGCGATGGCAAGCTGCGCCACGCGGCAACCGGCCTCAGCAGCCACAACCCGCGCAGTGTCCAGAAGCGGAAGGTTGCCCGCATAATTTTCGTCCGAAAACCTCGGGAACATGGACCGGCGCATATCCGTCGCATGAAAGCTTGCCGGATCAGCGGGCGGATCGGCCAGAAACCCCCGCCCAACCGGTGAGAACGCCACCAGCGCAACGCCCAGCTCCCGGCAGGCTTCCAGAACAGCAATCTCCGGATTGCGCACCCATAGCGAGTATTCCGATTGCAGAGCTGCTACCGGATGCACCGCATGCGCCCGGCGCAGCTGCTCCTCGCCCATTTCGGAAAGGCCGTAATACCGGATCTTGCCCTCCTTGATGAGGTCGGCCATTGCCCCGGCAGACTCCTCGATGGGAACTTTGTGATCCGGCCGGTGAAGATAGTAGAGATCAATCACATCCGTTTGCAGACGCTTCAGGCTGGCCTCACACGCCGCCTTGATTGCCTCCGGCCGCCCATCCAGAACGCGCTCGCGGTCCCGAAACCCCAACACACACTTGCTCGCGAGGAAGTATTCTTTGCGGCGAGCACCCAGAGCCTCGCCAATCAACGCCTCGCTGCGGCCAAGACCGTAGATCGTTGCCGTGTCGAGAAAATCGCAGCCAATATCCAGCGCCCGGACAAGCAACGCCTTCGCTTCGCCTTCATCCGCTGGCGGACCATAGGCATGCATGATGTTCATGCAGCCCAAACCAACAGGGTGGACCATCCGGTCCCCTATGCGTCGCTTCATGCTCATACCCTTATGCCCGCGCCTTGAAGCGCTGGCGCAATTCTGCCTTCAGGATCTTGCCGTTTGCATTGCGTGGAAGCGGCTCGTCCTGAAATTGGATTTCCACCGGCACTTTGAACGCCGCCAGCTGCCCGGCCACATGCGCGCGCAGCTCCGCTTCGCTCGCGGCTTTGCCTGGCTTCAGCTGAACAACCGCGCCGACCTCCTCACCGAGGATCTTGTGCGCAATGCCGACTACGGCCGCGTCCATCACTGCCGGATGATCGTAAAGCGCGCTCTCCACTTCGATACAGTAAACGTTTTCGCCGCCCCGGATCAGCATGTCCTTCGCCCGGTCGACCAGGTAGAGGAACCCCTCTTCGTCGATCCGCGCGAGGTCACCGGTCACGACCCATCCATTGCGGAACGTCTCCGCGGTCGCATCGGGCCGGTTCCAGTATTGCCGGCAGTTTGCCGCGCTCTTGCACCAGAGCTCGCCCACTTCCCCGGCGGGCATGTCATTCCCGTCGGGATCACAGATCTTGAGTTCCACGGCGGCGGGTGGCGCTCCGGCGCTGGAAGGCCGGTTCACATAATCCTCACCGATATTAAGTGTGGCGGTCGCACAGGTTTCCGTCATGCCCCAGCCATTGCCGGGAGCCGCTTCAGGGAAACGTTTCTTGATGGTGGACACAAGCTCCGGCGCAGACGGCGCCCCGCCATAGGAAATCGCCTGAATGGAGGAGAGATTATATTTATCTCTGTCCGGATGTTCCAGGATTTGCCAGGCAATCGCCGGAACGCCGCCCACGGCGGAAATCTTCTCGCCCTCAATGATCGGCAACGCCTCGCCCGCATCCCATTTATACATCGCAACCACCTTGTCGCCGCGAAGCGCCGAAGGAATGAGGATCGCGAAGGAACCGGTCGCGTGGAAGAAGGGAATGGAAATCAGCGTCGCCCGCATCGCGTCCGGATCGGGCGCCGGAACCGGCTCACCCTTGCGTAGGAACATCCGCGCCTGACAGGCCGACGAGTTGAACATATTGGTGATAACGGCGCGGTGGGTTGCCAGTGCCCCTTTGGGCTTCCCCGTTGTACCGGACGTATACATGATCGTCGCGTCGTCATCGGGGCCAATCTCGACACCCGTCGGCCCGGCATCTGGCAGATCCTCCCAATCGTTGGGATGGCCGACGATGGCATCCAGCGACGACACGCGCGGGTCTGCAATCTCTTCTGTGGTATCGCGCGCAATGAGCACGTTCTTCAGCTCTGGCAACTTGTCGAGATGATCCCGGAAGCGCTCATAAATCTGCAGGTCCATGATCGCCAGTTTCACTCCGGCGAAGGAGAGGCCATATTCCAGCTCCTCGGCCGTCCACCAGGAGTTCATCGGCGTCGCGATCGCGCCAAGGCTCAGGGCCGCATAAAACCCCAGCGGCCATTGCGGATAATTGCGCATGACAATCGCCACGCGGTCGCCCTTCTTGATCCCGTACGTATCGCGCATTTCAGCGGCGAGCTTCCGGACCGCCAGTTGCAGCGCGCTGAAGGTTACGCGCTCATTCTGGTAGACGAGATAGGTCCGGTCCGGGAACTGCTCGGCCGCAAGATCGAGGATCACCGGGATATTTGGCGGCGCGTTCTTGTAAACCTTCATCGGAACGCCGCGAATGACCGCGTCTTCAAGTTCCAGGGGCGATCCCGGTCCCGCCAGAGCCGCATTTGCCTGTGCGACCGACATTGCGGGCCAGTTTGGGGGAAGAAGGTCTGTCGACATGGGTTTCCTCGGCTTGTTTGGTTTCTGGTTCCAGACAACCACGCGCCGCCCGGTTATAGAAGGGGCTCACATGCGACACGGCGTCATTTTTGTGCGCCGGAGGCCCCTATTCGGGCGCAGGCCGCAATATTCTGCCCCTTCAATCTTCTCATCGCGCCTCGGTCGATATGGTTCCCGGTCAGCGAATTGCGATCATCTCGTCTAGATCGGTATCGGGGTTGAACGACCGCGGCCGAGACTTCCATGCCCACCCGAACAGGAGAGGCAATGAGATAAGAATAAATACACCCTTGAGGATTGACGTCGCAGCGAGGTTTCCAGCGTTGATGGGTAGGGAAAACAGAACGCTGGCCAGCACAGCCAGCATCCCGAATGAGACCAGTAACAGTGGCCAATAGAATTCCACGCGTTCCCCGGCCCGGAACTCCGCCAAGGGATTGGCGCGCCGCACGCCCAGCGTTACCATCCAGATCAAAGGATAAAAACTCTCCGAGCGATCCTCAAAATCGGCAAACCCCGCATAATGCATGTTCGACAATGTAACGCGGGACCGGCTACCCAAAAGCTCCATCAACAACCTTCCCGGTTGTGAACGGCTGGGCGCCCAGGCGATCCGTACCCGGCGCACACGGTCAAAGGGAATTGTCTGTTGCAATATCCCATCGGCGCCAAACTTTTCCAGCCGGTCAGGATAAGCACGCCAGAGAACCTCCCCTTTTTCCAGGGCAGATATTCTCTGGCGGTAATCTTTGTAATCCATGCTGTCCCCCGAGAGCTGGGAGACAGTTTATGTCTTACTTTCCAAAATCGCAAAAGCGCAGTCTGCGCGTCGTGCCATCCCGGTCCTCTACAGTGTAGCTCTGCCCGGTCAGCCCGGTTTCATCGCAAAGATAGCCGATCTGATACATGGCAAGCTTCACGTCATTGTCCGGCTCGATCGAGTATTGGGTCATCAGGTCGATGGCGTCTTCGTGGCGGCCCAGGTTCATCAGCGCATAGAAGCGCTCCGTATTGGTCGAATCGGGAGATTCCAGAACGATATTCAGAGCGCCGACCTGCGCGCGCGCCTCTGGCAGTTTAGCTTCGGCCCGGCGCGCCCATTCCGTACCCGGATAGGTCGCGATCACTTCGTCAAAATACCCGACAGCCCCTGGAAGATTGTATCCGGTCGGGCTCATGCTCAGCACGCCCATTTCATAGAGCACATGGGCCTTCTCTTCCGGCGCAAGCTCGGGATCGCCTGCCAGCTGCATCAGGCGCTGAATGGCGGTCGGCACATTGCCGGCATCCTGGAGTTCTTCTGCCGTGCTCATGCCCAGCTCATACTGGGAAGGAACCACAACCGGCGCGTCCGGCCGGGCAAGTGGGTCTGGCTGAGAGGCGCAGGCGGCGAGCACCAGCGCGGACGCCATGGCGGCGAGGCTGAGACGGATCATATCAAACTTCCTTCTTGCAGGCGGAAACGGATTTCTAACGCCTCTGCATACCCTGCCTGATTGATCGCGCACAGGGCCGAAGTGTGATGTTAGTGTGGCGATGCCTCAGGCGGAGGCTAGGCGCTCAATTGCTGACAGGTCGCCCCGGCCAAGTGCCTCAATCGCGCGCGCTGCAATATGGCGCGCCGTCAGCCCGGCCTGATCATACATAGCCGCAGGCGTATCATGATCCTGGAACACATCCGGCAGCGTCATGACACGAACCTTGAGCCCCGCATCCAGCCCACCGCAATTGGCAAGGTGCTCCAGCACAAAGCTGCCAAAGCCGCCGCGCGAACCTTCTTCAATCGTGACGAGCACTTCATGCTCTCTGGCAAGGCGCTCGATCAGTTCGTTGTCCAGCGGCTTGGCAAAACGGGCGTCCGCCACCGTCGCGCTCAGCCCTTGAGCGGCCAGCATCTCAGCCGCCTTGAGCGCTTCCTGCAGACGTGTGCCATAG
It encodes the following:
- a CDS encoding aldo/keto reductase, with amino-acid sequence MKRRIGDRMVHPVGLGCMNIMHAYGPPADEGEAKALLVRALDIGCDFLDTATIYGLGRSEALIGEALGARRKEYFLASKCVLGFRDRERVLDGRPEAIKAACEASLKRLQTDVIDLYYLHRPDHKVPIEESAGAMADLIKEGKIRYYGLSEMGEEQLRRAHAVHPVAALQSEYSLWVRNPEIAVLEACRELGVALVAFSPVGRGFLADPPADPASFHATDMRRSMFPRFSDENYAGNLPLLDTARVVAAEAGCRVAQLAIAWTMAMGDHVLPIPGTRNIAHLEENHAAAGVRLTAEQVARLNAAFSPERAVGPRYSPAGQASVTTEMFDFEKRQHGG
- a CDS encoding class I adenylate-forming enzyme family protein, translated to MSTDLLPPNWPAMSVAQANAALAGPGSPLELEDAVIRGVPMKVYKNAPPNIPVILDLAAEQFPDRTYLVYQNERVTFSALQLAVRKLAAEMRDTYGIKKGDRVAIVMRNYPQWPLGFYAALSLGAIATPMNSWWTAEELEYGLSFAGVKLAIMDLQIYERFRDHLDKLPELKNVLIARDTTEEIADPRVSSLDAIVGHPNDWEDLPDAGPTGVEIGPDDDATIMYTSGTTGKPKGALATHRAVITNMFNSSACQARMFLRKGEPVPAPDPDAMRATLISIPFFHATGSFAILIPSALRGDKVVAMYKWDAGEALPIIEGEKISAVGGVPAIAWQILEHPDRDKYNLSSIQAISYGGAPSAPELVSTIKKRFPEAAPGNGWGMTETCATATLNIGEDYVNRPSSAGAPPAAVELKICDPDGNDMPAGEVGELWCKSAANCRQYWNRPDATAETFRNGWVVTGDLARIDEEGFLYLVDRAKDMLIRGGENVYCIEVESALYDHPAVMDAAVVGIAHKILGEEVGAVVQLKPGKAASEAELRAHVAGQLAAFKVPVEIQFQDEPLPRNANGKILKAELRQRFKARA
- a CDS encoding tetratricopeptide repeat protein; this encodes MIRLSLAAMASALVLAACASQPDPLARPDAPVVVPSQYELGMSTAEELQDAGNVPTAIQRLMQLAGDPELAPEEKAHVLYEMGVLSMSPTGYNLPGAVGYFDEVIATYPGTEWARRAEAKLPEARAQVGALNIVLESPDSTNTERFYALMNLGRHEDAIDLMTQYSIEPDNDVKLAMYQIGYLCDETGLTGQSYTVEDRDGTTRRLRFCDFGK